In Blautia wexlerae DSM 19850, a single window of DNA contains:
- a CDS encoding metallophosphoesterase, whose amino-acid sequence MRYYIADLHFFHENLNTKMDKRGFANVNAMNDYMLKQWNSKVRNRDEVVILGDLSWGKSEETNQLLQKLNGRLYLIQGNHDHYVKDPNFDSSRFEWIKMYEELSDNKRKVILCHYPIMCYNGQYKLNAEGNPKTYMLYGHVHDTQDQRLLERFQGITSETTFLNTQGETQHIPCNMINCFCMYSNYQPLTLDEWIACDKNRKQKSCQNVK is encoded by the coding sequence ATGAGATATTATATTGCAGATTTACATTTCTTTCATGAAAATTTGAATACAAAAATGGATAAACGTGGATTTGCAAATGTAAATGCAATGAATGATTATATGCTGAAACAGTGGAATAGTAAAGTGCGTAATAGGGATGAAGTTGTTATCTTAGGGGATTTATCATGGGGGAAATCTGAAGAAACAAACCAGTTGCTTCAGAAATTGAACGGACGTCTATATCTGATACAGGGAAACCATGACCACTATGTCAAGGATCCAAACTTCGACAGTTCACGCTTTGAGTGGATTAAAATGTATGAGGAACTTAGCGATAATAAGAGAAAAGTGATACTTTGTCATTATCCTATTATGTGTTATAACGGACAGTATAAATTGAATGCAGAAGGAAACCCAAAAACCTATATGTTGTATGGACATGTACACGATACGCAGGATCAGAGATTGCTGGAAAGATTTCAAGGAATCACATCTGAAACAACATTTCTGAATACACAGGGGGAAACACAGCATATTCCATGTAATATGATTAACTGTTTTTGTATGTATTCAAATTATCAGCCGCTTACTTTGGATGAATGGATTGCGTGTGATAAGAACAGGAAACAAAAGAGCTGCCAGAATGTAAAGTGA
- a CDS encoding nucleotidyl transferase AbiEii/AbiGii toxin family protein has product MEEFGFKNMARMELFLWDLELFLHIQKILGDKIILKGGAATQFYLPRDAQRTSVDIDMLFFGTEEEIKETLRKIEEYLGTEDELFYFHKHSPKNPKTNLPLHTYYMKVPSVLSNAERNMDRESIPYQELKIEFILQPEKWEYERRTGENIFAVNSSWNYQILPLNYLFADKLTTLGCNTIGVQNERLDEQVKQFYDIMMLSRNCISEMQCSVVKEKYLKRAEQEWNTRKITLGSTLERRDYEPKYIVEDVEKQLLRYQQADSGEDAELKKFINDFHSLYLNRKVQYDPKTVACGASLVRLMYELMISGMGWDKVKQALEIEKKLGMEHLSGPEKGQKIRELRNQFIQEFGKDSVIPASTLKGKDLKRVFWAIVNIDNLNKIEGMI; this is encoded by the coding sequence ATGGAAGAATTTGGGTTTAAAAATATGGCAAGAATGGAACTGTTTTTATGGGATCTTGAATTATTCTTGCATATTCAGAAAATACTAGGAGATAAAATAATATTGAAAGGTGGTGCAGCCACGCAGTTTTATCTGCCAAGGGATGCTCAAAGAACAAGTGTAGACATTGATATGTTATTTTTTGGAACAGAAGAGGAAATAAAGGAAACATTGAGGAAAATCGAAGAATATTTGGGGACAGAAGACGAATTGTTTTACTTTCATAAACATAGCCCTAAGAATCCGAAAACAAATCTTCCATTACATACATATTACATGAAAGTTCCTTCTGTACTATCCAATGCAGAACGTAATATGGATAGAGAGAGTATTCCCTATCAGGAATTAAAAATAGAATTTATTCTCCAGCCAGAAAAATGGGAATATGAAAGAAGAACGGGAGAAAACATATTTGCAGTAAACAGTTCATGGAACTATCAGATCCTTCCATTGAATTATTTATTTGCGGATAAGCTCACCACATTAGGTTGTAATACGATTGGCGTACAAAATGAAAGGCTGGATGAACAGGTGAAGCAGTTCTATGATATTATGATGTTGTCCAGAAACTGTATATCCGAGATGCAATGCTCTGTTGTGAAAGAAAAGTATTTAAAACGGGCAGAACAAGAATGGAATACAAGGAAGATTACACTGGGGAGCACGCTGGAGAGAAGAGATTATGAACCTAAATATATCGTAGAAGATGTTGAGAAACAGCTTTTGCGTTATCAACAAGCCGATAGCGGTGAAGATGCAGAATTGAAAAAGTTTATTAATGATTTTCATTCGTTATATTTAAACAGGAAAGTGCAGTATGATCCCAAAACGGTTGCCTGCGGAGCATCACTGGTTCGCTTGATGTATGAACTGATGATTTCAGGCATGGGTTGGGATAAAGTAAAACAGGCATTAGAGATTGAAAAAAAATTAGGTATGGAGCATTTATCGGGACCAGAAAAAGGACAAAAAATTCGTGAACTCAGAAATCAGTTTATTCAGGAATTTGGTAAAGATTCGGTAATCCCGGCATCAACTTTGAAAGGGAAAGATTTAAAAAGAGTGTTCTGGGCAATTGTAAATATTGATAATTTAAACAAGATTGAGGGAATGATATAA
- a CDS encoding YkgJ family cysteine cluster protein has protein sequence MNSIKELKEQLGYEEIGLDDTFTFHCTQCGKCCIHREDILLSPKDLFNIAKKFQITPAEALEQYCETYIGCNSRFPIVRLRPQGSVKRCPLLKDQKCLVHDVKPTVCAMFPIGRYLTLSADDSFPKNPEELSVGYIFNNPECGDGIETHTVREWFRSFNIPLKDDYFFTWTRTQATLCKHLQFLEEHISEKTMISIWNATLITLYLNYDITEDFQTQFQQNSDAILSLIETLGTVDIPKKS, from the coding sequence ATGAATTCAATAAAAGAACTAAAAGAACAATTAGGATATGAAGAAATCGGTCTCGATGATACATTTACATTTCACTGTACCCAATGCGGAAAGTGCTGCATTCACCGGGAGGATATTCTCTTATCCCCGAAAGATCTGTTTAACATAGCAAAAAAATTTCAAATTACACCAGCGGAAGCCTTGGAACAATATTGTGAAACTTATATTGGATGTAACTCCCGTTTCCCGATAGTCCGCCTGAGACCACAAGGAAGTGTCAAACGCTGCCCTTTATTAAAGGATCAGAAATGTTTGGTTCATGATGTAAAACCGACTGTCTGTGCCATGTTTCCGATTGGTCGGTATCTTACCCTTTCTGCGGATGATAGTTTTCCGAAAAATCCAGAAGAACTGTCTGTTGGATATATCTTTAATAATCCTGAGTGCGGAGACGGAATCGAAACACATACCGTCCGGGAATGGTTTCGTAGTTTTAACATTCCACTAAAAGATGACTATTTCTTTACATGGACAAGAACACAGGCAACACTCTGCAAACATCTACAATTTCTGGAAGAACACATATCAGAAAAGACCATGATTTCAATATGGAATGCTACTTTGATAACTCTGTATCTGAACTATGATATTACAGAAGATTTTCAAACGCAATTTCAGCAAAATTCAGATGCAATCCTATCCTTAATTGAAACACTAGGAACTGTTGACATTCCTAAGAAATCATAA
- a CDS encoding DUF6577 family protein, giving the protein MNSKTALEKKYEIIKQNLGNQTTFYTDEVIPLFPELKKSTLYWNLSKLVEAGYIKRVRNGVFSFNDLKGRQGIILCETAQKLKNYMDELGFYYYISGLDILAKYMLHIPEQYPVIAFIEKAAKEEIYNNLLAEGFEVIEPQYTKKMYEDAMLSGSHNMQVILYTTEDFQYSSEGLASIEKAFVDLYFAITRNGYPLSLQELVRIYQNLSRLGNIDKKKLITVASRRNIQYDIRFIVENRFITDSAIEFGKILRREE; this is encoded by the coding sequence ATGAATAGCAAAACAGCATTAGAAAAAAAATACGAGATAATCAAACAAAATCTTGGGAATCAAACTACCTTTTATACAGATGAAGTAATTCCCCTTTTCCCGGAGTTAAAAAAGTCTACTTTATATTGGAATCTTTCTAAATTAGTAGAGGCGGGTTACATTAAGAGAGTGCGAAACGGTGTATTTTCCTTCAATGATTTGAAAGGCAGACAGGGAATTATTTTATGTGAAACAGCCCAAAAATTGAAAAATTACATGGATGAGCTGGGATTTTATTATTATATATCCGGTTTGGATATTTTGGCAAAATATATGTTACACATACCAGAACAATATCCTGTCATTGCATTTATTGAAAAAGCAGCAAAAGAGGAAATATATAACAATTTATTAGCAGAAGGATTTGAGGTGATAGAACCACAATACACGAAAAAAATGTATGAAGATGCTATGCTTTCAGGTAGCCATAATATGCAGGTGATTTTATACACAACGGAGGATTTTCAGTACAGTAGTGAAGGTCTGGCAAGTATAGAGAAGGCTTTTGTAGATCTTTATTTTGCAATAACGAGAAATGGATATCCACTATCATTGCAAGAATTGGTAAGAATTTATCAGAATCTCAGCAGATTGGGAAATATAGATAAAAAGAAGCTGATAACAGTAGCATCAAGAAGGAATATACAATATGATATTCGCTTTATCGTTGAAAATCGGTTTATTACAGATTCGGCAATAGAGTTTGGAAAAATACTTAGAAGGGAAGAATAA